A genomic stretch from Haloferax sp. Atlit-12N includes:
- a CDS encoding DsrE/DsrF/DrsH-like family protein, with the protein MSSDADAPVDAGAASVEDLRAQVQALQEEVSDLREATDDDGQKSMTIIATKGTLDMAYPPLILASTAAAFGWDVVVFHTFWGLDILHEKKSKNLKLSAVGNPSMPMPNAVAALPFMDNVATSMMEKKIQENGTATVEELIETSLDMGVDLQACQMTIELMGYDEAEFYDGVTTGVGAATALQHMADADVQLMI; encoded by the coding sequence ATGAGCTCGGACGCCGACGCGCCCGTCGACGCGGGAGCCGCCTCCGTCGAAGACCTCCGCGCACAGGTCCAAGCCCTGCAGGAAGAGGTCTCCGACCTCCGAGAGGCGACCGACGACGACGGACAGAAGTCGATGACCATCATCGCGACCAAAGGCACCCTCGACATGGCGTACCCGCCGCTCATCCTCGCCAGCACGGCGGCCGCCTTCGGCTGGGACGTCGTGGTCTTCCACACGTTCTGGGGACTCGACATCCTCCACGAGAAGAAGTCGAAGAACCTGAAGCTCAGCGCGGTCGGCAACCCGAGCATGCCGATGCCGAACGCCGTGGCCGCGTTGCCGTTCATGGACAACGTCGCCACGAGCATGATGGAAAAGAAGATTCAGGAAAACGGGACCGCGACCGTCGAGGAACTCATCGAGACCTCCCTCGACATGGGCGTGGACCTCCAGGCCTGCCAGATGACCATCGAACTGATGGGCTACGACGAAGCCGAGTTCTACGACGGCGTCACCACCGGCGTCGGCGCGGCGACGGCCCTCCAGCACATGGCCGACGCCGACGTGCAACTCATGATTTAG
- a CDS encoding sulfurtransferase TusA family protein — MSTYEPTETLDVKGLSCPMPVVKTRGAVDDLEAGEILQVVATDSGSMSDLKGWADSTDGVSMLEQEEAEEDGDAVFRHFIQKE; from the coding sequence ATGAGTACATACGAACCCACCGAGACCCTCGACGTGAAAGGACTGTCCTGCCCGATGCCCGTCGTCAAGACCCGCGGCGCGGTCGACGACCTCGAAGCAGGCGAGATTCTGCAGGTCGTCGCGACCGACTCCGGCAGTATGAGCGACCTGAAGGGCTGGGCCGACTCCACCGACGGCGTCTCCATGCTCGAACAGGAAGAGGCCGAGGAAGACGGCGACGCGGTCTTCCGCCACTTCATCCAGAAGGAATGA
- a CDS encoding MBL fold metallo-hydrolase: MTVPDLPELEVGVPVIEPETLKARIDEGESLTILDNRVPSEHEDWRIDGENVSHVNIPYFEFLDEELDESLFEDLPEDEEFVVLCAKGHSSEYVAGLLIQEGYDAVALERGMNGWASIYEYTELETDGDALVAQYQRPSSGCLAYLVVDGDEAAVVDPLRYFADEYVADAKALGAELKYAVDTHIHADHISGVRTLVEDYGVTGVIPEAAEARGVDYDTPYETIADGETLTVGDTDVEAIHTPGHTTGMTTYTVDNVLFTGDGLFIESVARPDLEDGDEGAPDAAGMLYDSLQERVLSHDDDAIVASAHFSDAAIPADDGSYTATLGELKDTMDALSMPKEEFVEFILSDMPPRPANYVDIIETNLGVQESDDDRAFELELGPNNCAASNEALTN, from the coding sequence ATGACCGTTCCAGACCTGCCGGAACTCGAAGTCGGCGTGCCAGTCATCGAACCCGAGACGCTGAAAGCCCGCATCGACGAGGGCGAGTCGCTCACCATCCTCGACAACCGCGTGCCGTCGGAACACGAGGACTGGCGCATCGACGGCGAGAACGTCTCGCACGTCAACATCCCTTACTTCGAGTTCCTCGACGAGGAGCTCGACGAGTCGCTGTTCGAAGACCTGCCCGAAGACGAGGAGTTCGTCGTCCTCTGTGCGAAGGGTCACTCCTCGGAGTACGTCGCCGGACTCCTCATCCAGGAGGGCTACGACGCCGTGGCGCTCGAACGCGGCATGAACGGCTGGGCGAGCATCTACGAGTACACGGAACTGGAGACCGACGGCGACGCGCTCGTCGCGCAGTACCAGCGCCCCTCCAGCGGCTGTCTGGCGTACCTCGTCGTCGACGGCGACGAGGCCGCCGTCGTCGACCCGCTTCGCTACTTCGCCGACGAGTACGTCGCCGACGCGAAGGCGCTCGGCGCGGAACTGAAGTACGCCGTCGACACGCACATCCACGCCGACCACATCAGCGGGGTCCGCACGCTGGTCGAAGACTACGGCGTCACGGGCGTCATCCCCGAGGCCGCAGAAGCCCGCGGCGTCGACTACGACACGCCCTACGAGACCATCGCGGACGGCGAGACGCTCACCGTCGGCGACACCGACGTCGAGGCCATCCACACGCCCGGCCACACGACCGGCATGACGACCTACACGGTCGACAACGTGCTGTTCACGGGTGACGGCCTGTTCATCGAGTCGGTCGCCCGCCCCGACCTCGAAGACGGCGACGAGGGCGCGCCCGACGCGGCCGGCATGCTCTACGACTCCCTGCAGGAGCGCGTCCTCTCGCACGACGACGACGCTATCGTGGCCTCCGCGCACTTCAGCGACGCGGCAATCCCCGCCGACGACGGCAGTTACACCGCCACGCTCGGGGAACTGAAGGACACGATGGACGCACTTTCGATGCCCAAAGAGGAGTTCGTGGAGTTCATCCTCTCGGACATGCCGCCGCGGCCGGCCAACTACGTCGACATCATCGAGACGAACCTCGGCGTGCAGGAGTCGGACGACGACCGCGCCTTCGAGCTCGAACTCGGGCCGAACAACTGCGCGGCCAGCAACGAAGCCCTGACGAACTAA
- a CDS encoding YeeE/YedE family protein, with product MSGLTPLLVEGLFPNGIAHYALGGLLIGLGTAVIYLGTGIIAGTSTFLESTLSYVSDLPRFNKAKYVASRDWRVVFTLSIVAGAALYTVLFGDGWWVSDVQPWRFAVGGVLVGVGTRIGKGCTSGHGVCGVGSRSRTSLVNVATFMLVAIGVAQLLSALGVSP from the coding sequence ATGTCTGGTCTGACGCCGCTCCTCGTCGAGGGGCTCTTCCCGAACGGTATCGCGCACTACGCGCTCGGCGGCCTCCTCATCGGACTCGGGACCGCCGTCATCTACCTCGGGACGGGCATCATCGCCGGCACGAGCACCTTCCTCGAATCGACGCTGTCGTACGTCTCCGACCTCCCGCGGTTCAACAAGGCGAAGTACGTCGCCTCGCGGGACTGGCGGGTCGTGTTCACCCTGAGCATCGTCGCCGGGGCCGCGCTCTACACCGTCCTGTTCGGCGACGGCTGGTGGGTCTCCGACGTGCAACCGTGGCGCTTCGCCGTCGGCGGCGTGCTCGTCGGCGTCGGCACCCGCATCGGGAAGGGTTGTACGTCCGGCCACGGGGTCTGCGGCGTCGGCTCGCGCTCGCGGACCTCGCTCGTCAACGTCGCCACGTTCATGCTCGTCGCCATCGGGGTCGCACAGCTCCTGAGCGCGCTGGGGGTGTCGCCGTGA
- a CDS encoding DUF6691 family protein: protein MSDDERGLGFMLVVIAGGLIFGFGLAVSNMARPEVVLDFLQFDDFGLVFVMGGAAVVTGTVFALAEAFGDRAPLTGRDYGRRLKSFDKNVVVGGVVFGAGWGISGICPGAAYASLGVGNYPILIAIGGMFAGAYLQGLWRARRAESAATGTSAD, encoded by the coding sequence GTGAGCGACGACGAACGCGGACTCGGGTTCATGCTGGTCGTCATCGCGGGCGGCCTGATATTCGGGTTCGGCCTCGCCGTCAGCAACATGGCCCGACCGGAGGTCGTCCTCGACTTCCTCCAGTTCGACGACTTCGGCCTCGTCTTCGTGATGGGCGGGGCCGCCGTCGTCACCGGAACCGTCTTCGCGCTCGCCGAGGCGTTCGGCGACCGCGCGCCCCTCACCGGGCGTGACTACGGCCGCCGCCTGAAGTCGTTCGACAAGAACGTCGTCGTCGGCGGGGTCGTCTTCGGCGCCGGCTGGGGTATCTCCGGCATCTGTCCCGGCGCGGCCTACGCCAGCCTCGGCGTCGGCAACTACCCCATCCTCATCGCCATCGGCGGGATGTTCGCCGGTGCGTACCTGCAGGGGCTCTGGCGCGCCCGCCGCGCCGAGAGCGCCGCGACCGGCACCTCCGCCGACTGA
- a CDS encoding sulfite exporter TauE/SafE family protein: protein MSAGMLALFVAFGVLIGVLFGFFGMGGSFLVTPALLVMGYPSRVAVGSGLAFVFGTSVIATLKHRDLGQVDYKLGISMIIGTTVGLEVGKEIVLYLEELGLAGNIISVTYVLLLGGIGLFVTYEALKGGDGGGVSHDVDGDADIDADDIPELAKKIQSYSLPPMITLRGGVKVSLWMILLVAFATGLLSGFLGVGGGFIRMPALFYLIGVPVPIAVGTDLFEIMFSGGIGSFLYAQSGGVDLSIVAPLLAGSALGARVGSAATSIVDEDEIKIYFGLMLLLGALAVAVRQAGNYLGMGVLDYVSLALILGSALMVSGAVLYSAVKSMRAPSAAGSSTAD from the coding sequence ATGTCGGCCGGGATGCTGGCGCTCTTCGTCGCATTCGGCGTCCTCATCGGCGTCCTGTTCGGCTTCTTCGGCATGGGTGGGTCGTTCCTCGTGACGCCCGCGCTGCTCGTCATGGGGTATCCCTCGCGCGTGGCCGTCGGCTCCGGCCTCGCGTTCGTCTTCGGGACCTCCGTCATCGCGACGCTGAAGCACCGCGACCTCGGGCAGGTCGACTACAAACTCGGTATCTCGATGATTATCGGGACCACGGTCGGCCTCGAAGTCGGGAAGGAAATCGTCCTCTACCTCGAAGAACTCGGACTCGCCGGGAACATCATCAGCGTCACGTACGTGCTCTTGCTCGGCGGAATCGGGCTGTTCGTCACCTACGAGGCGCTGAAGGGCGGCGACGGCGGCGGCGTCAGCCACGACGTAGACGGCGACGCCGACATCGACGCCGACGACATCCCAGAGCTGGCGAAGAAGATTCAGAGCTACTCGCTCCCGCCGATGATAACCCTCCGCGGCGGCGTCAAGGTCTCTTTGTGGATGATTCTCCTCGTCGCGTTCGCCACGGGGCTCCTCTCGGGCTTCCTCGGCGTCGGCGGCGGCTTCATCCGCATGCCCGCGCTGTTCTACCTCATCGGCGTTCCGGTGCCCATCGCGGTCGGGACCGACCTGTTCGAAATCATGTTCTCGGGCGGCATCGGCTCGTTCCTCTACGCGCAGTCCGGCGGCGTCGACCTCTCTATCGTCGCGCCGCTCCTCGCCGGCTCGGCGCTCGGTGCGCGCGTCGGCTCCGCGGCGACCTCCATCGTCGACGAGGACGAAATCAAGATTTACTTCGGCCTGATGTTGCTCCTCGGCGCGCTCGCCGTCGCCGTCCGGCAGGCCGGGAACTACCTCGGCATGGGCGTTCTCGACTACGTCAGTCTCGCGCTCATCCTCGGGTCGGCGCTCATGGTCTCCGGCGCGGTGCTCTACAGCGCCGTCAAGTCCATGCGCGCGCCCTCAGCCGCCGGGAGTTCGACCGCCGACTGA